A single window of Leopardus geoffroyi isolate Oge1 chromosome D4, O.geoffroyi_Oge1_pat1.0, whole genome shotgun sequence DNA harbors:
- the MRPL50 gene encoding 39S ribosomal protein L50, mitochondrial isoform X2, whose product MAALSVSGVTRRGLTWIVLGAPRREFWSRFRKEKKLVVAETVEEVKKEPILVCPPLRSRTYIPPEDLQSRLESCVKEIFGSSVGDSWQDVSLEDGLLKFSFLARLADDLGHAVPNSRLHQMCRVRDVLDFYNVPIRDQSKFDELTASNLPPNVKITWGY is encoded by the exons ATGGCGGCGCTGTCAGTGTCTGGCGTTACCAGAAGAGGCCTCACGTGGATAGTCTTAGGGGCACCACGCAGAGAATTTTGGTCTCGATTCAG aaaagagaaaaagctaGTGGTGGCTGAGACAGTAGAAGAAGTGAAGAAAGAGCCTATTTTGGTGTGTCCACCCTTACGAAGCCGAACATACATACCACCTGAAGATCTCCAGAGTCGTTTGGAATCTTGTGTCAAAGAAATTTTTGGTTCCTCTGTTGGTGACAGTTGGCAGGATGTGTCCCTGGAAGATGGCCTTCTGAAGTTCAGTTTCTTGGCACGTTTAGCTGATGACTTGGGCCATGCAGTGCCCAACTCCAGGCTTCACCAGATGTGCAGGGTCAGAGATGTTCTTGATTTCTATAATGTGCCTATTAGGGATCAATCTAAATTTGATGAACTTACTGCTAGTAATCTGCCTCCCAATGTAAAAATCACTTGGGGTTACTGA
- the MRPL50 gene encoding 39S ribosomal protein L50, mitochondrial isoform X1, with protein sequence MAALSVSGVTRRGLTWIVLGAPRREFWSRFRHRLWYQDTSGSFGTSNMEHERESARKEKKLVVAETVEEVKKEPILVCPPLRSRTYIPPEDLQSRLESCVKEIFGSSVGDSWQDVSLEDGLLKFSFLARLADDLGHAVPNSRLHQMCRVRDVLDFYNVPIRDQSKFDELTASNLPPNVKITWGY encoded by the exons ATGGCGGCGCTGTCAGTGTCTGGCGTTACCAGAAGAGGCCTCACGTGGATAGTCTTAGGGGCACCACGCAGAGAATTTTGGTCTCGATTCAG GCACCGACTGTGGTATCAGGATACAAGTGGTTCGTTTGGAACGAGTAACATGGAACATGAACGTGAAAGTGCTCG aaaagagaaaaagctaGTGGTGGCTGAGACAGTAGAAGAAGTGAAGAAAGAGCCTATTTTGGTGTGTCCACCCTTACGAAGCCGAACATACATACCACCTGAAGATCTCCAGAGTCGTTTGGAATCTTGTGTCAAAGAAATTTTTGGTTCCTCTGTTGGTGACAGTTGGCAGGATGTGTCCCTGGAAGATGGCCTTCTGAAGTTCAGTTTCTTGGCACGTTTAGCTGATGACTTGGGCCATGCAGTGCCCAACTCCAGGCTTCACCAGATGTGCAGGGTCAGAGATGTTCTTGATTTCTATAATGTGCCTATTAGGGATCAATCTAAATTTGATGAACTTACTGCTAGTAATCTGCCTCCCAATGTAAAAATCACTTGGGGTTACTGA